From the genome of Flavobacterium luteolum, one region includes:
- the pdxH gene encoding pyridoxamine 5'-phosphate oxidase — MNDLSNYRKSYEKSELLETNIPEDPINLFNRWFHEVEDFGGSGEVNAMTVSTIGLDGFPKSRVVLLKKFSEEGFIFYTNYNSEKGKAIEANPNVCLSFFWQEAERQVIIKGIAQKTSEVISDNYFDSRPDGSKLGAIVSNQSEVIPSRTFLEENLKKLETEFEGKPIPRPENWGGYIVTPLQVEFWQGRPNRLHDRIRYTSQSDFSWKIERLSS; from the coding sequence ATGAATGATTTAAGTAATTATAGAAAATCTTACGAGAAAAGCGAATTATTAGAAACGAATATTCCAGAAGATCCAATTAATCTTTTTAACCGATGGTTTCATGAGGTGGAAGATTTTGGAGGAAGCGGGGAGGTGAATGCCATGACGGTTTCAACAATTGGATTGGATGGTTTTCCTAAATCGCGTGTGGTTTTATTGAAGAAATTTTCTGAAGAAGGGTTTATATTTTATACCAATTATAATTCGGAAAAAGGAAAAGCGATAGAAGCAAACCCAAATGTGTGTTTGTCTTTTTTTTGGCAGGAAGCAGAACGTCAGGTAATTATTAAAGGAATTGCGCAGAAAACATCTGAAGTTATTTCGGATAATTATTTTGATTCACGTCCTGATGGTAGTAAGCTAGGAGCAATTGTTTCCAATCAAAGCGAAGTGATTCCGTCAAGAACATTTTTAGAAGAAAATTTAAAAAAATTAGAAACCGAATTTGAAGGTAAGCCAATTCCGAGACCCGAAAATTGGGGTGGCTATATCGTGACTCCACTTCAAGTTGAATTTTGGCAGGGAAGACCAAATAGACTTCACGATAGAATTCGATATACAAGTCAGTCAGATTTTTCTTGGAAGATTGAAAGGTTGTCTTCCTAA
- a CDS encoding ABC-F family ATP-binding cassette domain-containing protein, with the protein MLTVNNLSVQFGKRILFDEVNTTFTHGNIYGVIGANGAGKSTFLKVISGDIDPTSGHIHLEPGKRMSVLNQNHNMFDEHTVLETVLMGNKVLYAVKKEMDELYLDYNDANADRIGELQVQFEEMNGWNADSDAAAMLSNLGITEADHYTLMADMEGKMKVRVLLAQALFGNPDLLIMDEPTNDLDFETIAWLENFLANYENTVIVVSHDRHFLDAVCTHISDIDFGKINHYSGNYTFWYESSQLAAKQRAQQNKKAEEKKQELEEFIRRFSANVAKSKQATSRKKMISKLNISEIKPSSRRYPAIIFDQDREAGDQILNVENLAASVDGEVLFKDINLNMAKGDKIVLFSKDSRATTAFYEILNGEQKADAGTFDWGITTNQAYLPAENHKYFENDLSLVDWLRQYAKTEEERDEVFIRGFLGKMIFSGEEALKTSRVLSGGEKVRCMLSRMMMERANVLMLDEPTNHLDLESITAFNNSLKNFKGSVIFTTHDHEFAQTVGNRIVELTPNGVIDRYMTFDEYLDDEKIQEQRKKMYNL; encoded by the coding sequence ATGTTAACAGTCAATAATTTATCAGTTCAGTTTGGTAAAAGAATTTTATTCGACGAAGTAAATACTACGTTTACTCACGGAAATATTTACGGCGTTATTGGAGCAAATGGTGCAGGAAAATCTACTTTCTTAAAAGTGATTTCGGGTGATATTGATCCAACTTCAGGGCACATTCATTTAGAGCCAGGAAAACGTATGTCGGTTTTAAACCAGAACCACAACATGTTCGACGAGCATACTGTTTTGGAAACCGTTTTAATGGGAAATAAAGTTCTGTACGCTGTTAAAAAAGAAATGGATGAACTTTATTTAGATTACAATGATGCTAATGCAGACAGAATAGGAGAGTTACAAGTTCAGTTTGAAGAAATGAACGGATGGAATGCCGATTCTGATGCTGCAGCGATGTTATCTAACTTAGGAATCACAGAAGCAGATCATTATACTTTAATGGCAGATATGGAAGGAAAAATGAAAGTACGTGTGCTTTTGGCGCAGGCACTTTTTGGAAATCCTGACTTGCTAATTATGGATGAGCCTACCAACGATTTGGATTTCGAGACAATCGCTTGGTTAGAAAACTTCTTGGCAAACTACGAAAACACTGTAATTGTTGTATCTCACGACCGTCACTTTTTAGATGCGGTTTGTACACATATTTCTGATATAGATTTCGGAAAAATCAACCACTACTCAGGAAACTATACGTTCTGGTACGAGTCTAGCCAATTAGCGGCAAAACAACGTGCACAGCAAAACAAAAAAGCAGAAGAGAAGAAACAAGAGTTGGAAGAATTTATTCGTCGTTTTAGTGCAAACGTTGCGAAATCGAAACAAGCAACTTCTCGTAAAAAAATGATTTCGAAATTAAATATTTCAGAAATTAAACCTTCTAGCCGTCGTTATCCTGCGATTATCTTCGATCAGGATCGTGAAGCTGGAGATCAGATTTTGAATGTAGAAAACTTAGCGGCTTCTGTAGACGGAGAAGTTTTATTCAAAGATATTAACCTGAATATGGCAAAAGGCGATAAAATCGTTCTTTTCTCTAAAGATTCACGTGCTACAACAGCTTTCTATGAAATCTTAAACGGTGAGCAAAAAGCAGATGCTGGAACTTTCGATTGGGGAATTACAACCAATCAAGCGTATTTACCAGCTGAAAATCACAAATATTTTGAAAATGATTTAAGTTTAGTTGACTGGTTACGTCAGTACGCTAAAACAGAAGAAGAGCGTGATGAGGTATTCATTAGAGGTTTTTTAGGGAAAATGATTTTCTCTGGAGAAGAAGCTTTAAAAACTTCAAGAGTTTTATCTGGAGGAGAAAAAGTACGTTGTATGCTTTCTAGAATGATGATGGAGCGTGCAAATGTTTTGATGCTTGATGAGCCAACAAACCACTTAGATTTGGAGTCTATTACCGCTTTCAACAACTCATTGAAGAACTTTAAAGGTTCTGTAATCTTCACAACGCATGACCACGAGTTCGCGCAAACAGTTGGTAACAGAATCGTAGAATTGACACCAAACGGAGTAATCGACCGTTACATGACATTTGACGAATATCTTGATGATGAAAAAATTCAAGAACAAAGAAAGAAGATGTATAATCTTTAA
- a CDS encoding OmpA family protein, translated as MKNYTLLFLTILGAFSFSSYAQQSKINTADKKYDGYAYVDAIKTYEKVAAKGYKSEDMFKKLGNAYYFNSDFQNAAKWYGELFAMNTNVEPEYYFRYAQSLKSTGDITKANKLLDEFNAISKNDSRGKLYKEDVNYLDQIKANSGRYQIEDAGINSKYSDYGSFVYNNKVYFASARDTGNFTQRKHKWTGEYFTNIYNADLDPSTGSTSKVNKFKSAINTKFHEASPVFTKDGKTVYFTRNNYIDGKKGKDENKVTLIKLYKAELGKDGKWTNIAELPFNSNNYSTAHPALSPDEKTLYFASDMPGTIGESDLYKVSINSNGGYGSPENLGSSINTEGKETYPYVTSENEIYFSSDGHPGLGGLDVFVGNIDNNGKVSNIQNVGADINSPKDDFAYIIDPETRRGFFTSNKDGGQGSDDIYKFLETRRLKCVQVLYGTITDAETGVPLPGAKVTLYDAGMALKNSAVADGSGLYSFDVECGKTYYVRAEKPEFATKEVSITVDKTSGKTNLPIALEKSTCKVTVGDDLGKCFGIKMIYFDLDKSNIRTEAALDLEKILAVLNDNPTMKLDIRSHTDSRASNQYNEALSDRRAKSTIQWLVKNGISPNRLTGKGYGETELVNKCSDGVPCTEEEHQANRRSQFIITAL; from the coding sequence ATGAAAAACTATACACTACTTTTCCTTACAATTCTAGGTGCTTTTTCATTTAGCAGTTATGCACAGCAGTCTAAAATAAATACTGCAGACAAAAAATATGACGGCTATGCTTATGTCGATGCTATAAAGACCTATGAAAAAGTTGCCGCTAAAGGCTACAAATCTGAAGACATGTTTAAAAAACTGGGAAATGCTTATTATTTCAATTCAGATTTTCAGAATGCGGCAAAATGGTACGGCGAATTATTTGCAATGAACACAAATGTTGAACCAGAATATTATTTTAGATATGCACAATCTCTAAAATCGACTGGAGACATTACCAAAGCAAATAAACTTCTGGATGAATTTAATGCTATCTCAAAAAATGACAGCAGAGGAAAACTTTACAAAGAAGATGTAAATTATCTGGATCAAATTAAAGCAAACTCTGGGAGGTACCAGATAGAAGATGCTGGAATTAACAGCAAATATTCAGATTACGGATCATTTGTGTATAACAATAAAGTTTATTTTGCATCGGCGCGAGATACAGGAAATTTTACACAACGTAAACACAAATGGACAGGAGAATATTTTACAAATATTTATAATGCTGATTTGGATCCTTCTACCGGTAGCACATCAAAAGTAAATAAATTTAAATCGGCTATTAATACCAAATTCCATGAAGCTTCTCCTGTTTTCACAAAAGATGGAAAAACAGTTTATTTTACCAGAAATAACTACATCGACGGAAAAAAAGGAAAAGACGAAAACAAAGTCACCTTAATCAAGCTTTACAAAGCTGAATTGGGGAAAGATGGCAAATGGACCAACATTGCAGAGCTTCCATTCAATAGCAATAACTACAGTACAGCTCACCCTGCTTTGAGTCCAGACGAAAAAACACTGTATTTTGCTTCTGACATGCCAGGAACTATTGGCGAGTCAGATTTGTATAAAGTCAGCATCAATTCAAACGGAGGTTATGGCTCTCCAGAAAATCTAGGAAGTAGTATTAATACGGAAGGAAAAGAAACCTATCCATATGTTACCAGCGAAAATGAAATCTATTTTTCATCTGACGGGCATCCAGGCTTGGGAGGTTTAGATGTTTTTGTTGGAAATATTGACAATAACGGAAAAGTTAGCAATATTCAGAATGTTGGAGCAGATATCAATTCTCCAAAAGATGATTTTGCCTACATTATTGATCCCGAAACAAGAAGAGGATTTTTTACTTCCAACAAAGATGGAGGTCAAGGTTCAGATGATATTTATAAATTCTTAGAAACTAGAAGGCTTAAATGCGTTCAGGTATTATATGGCACAATTACCGATGCTGAAACTGGCGTACCGCTTCCTGGAGCAAAAGTAACGCTGTATGACGCAGGAATGGCACTTAAAAATTCTGCCGTTGCAGATGGCTCTGGACTATACTCTTTTGATGTAGAATGCGGAAAAACATATTATGTAAGAGCAGAAAAACCAGAATTTGCTACAAAAGAAGTTAGCATAACTGTAGACAAAACAAGTGGTAAAACAAACCTTCCTATTGCACTAGAAAAATCAACTTGCAAAGTTACTGTGGGTGATGATTTAGGAAAATGTTTTGGAATTAAAATGATTTATTTCGACCTCGATAAATCAAATATTAGAACCGAAGCAGCATTAGATTTAGAAAAAATATTGGCTGTTCTGAACGATAATCCTACTATGAAATTAGATATCCGTTCGCATACAGACAGTAGAGCTTCTAATCAATACAACGAAGCCTTATCTGACCGAAGAGCAAAATCAACTATACAATGGCTGGTTAAAAACGGAATTTCTCCTAACCGCTTAACTGGAAAAGGCTACGGTGAAACAGAGCTCGTAAACAAATGTTCCGATGGCGTACCATGTACTGAAGAAGAACATCAAGCCAATAGACGAAGCCAATTTATTATAACCGCTTTATAA
- a CDS encoding ribonuclease Z, whose protein sequence is MKLTILGCYAATPRTLTNPTAQVLEIKNRLFLIDCGEGTQVQLRKNKIKFSKINHIFISHLHGDHLFGLIGTISTFSLLGRTTDLHIYGPKGIKELILIQLKLTESWTTYSLFFHELESKESEVVFEDKKVIVKTIPLKHRVYTNGYLFQEKPDERKLNVEAVQRYNIHVAYYQKIKNGGDITLDDGTVIENEKLTFDPPPAKSYAFCSDTVYNEEIIQIIQNTDILYHESTFLESEARLAEKTLHSTAKEAASIALKANVKQLILGHYSTRYDGLEPFKKEAEEVFPNVLLADDGVSFEF, encoded by the coding sequence ATGAAGTTAACTATACTTGGCTGTTATGCCGCAACTCCTAGAACGCTTACCAATCCGACTGCGCAGGTTTTGGAGATTAAAAACAGATTGTTTTTAATTGACTGTGGTGAAGGGACTCAGGTACAGCTTCGCAAAAACAAGATTAAATTCTCAAAAATTAATCACATTTTTATCTCGCATCTTCATGGAGATCATTTGTTTGGATTAATTGGCACTATTTCAACTTTTTCCCTTTTAGGAAGAACCACAGATTTACATATTTATGGTCCGAAAGGAATTAAAGAATTGATCCTTATTCAATTAAAACTGACTGAATCTTGGACAACATATTCTTTGTTCTTTCACGAATTAGAATCGAAAGAAAGTGAAGTTGTTTTTGAAGATAAGAAGGTCATTGTGAAGACAATTCCGCTAAAGCATCGTGTTTATACAAATGGATACCTTTTTCAGGAAAAACCAGACGAAAGAAAGTTAAACGTAGAAGCTGTTCAGCGCTATAATATTCATGTAGCGTATTATCAGAAAATAAAAAATGGCGGAGATATTACACTTGATGACGGAACAGTAATTGAAAATGAAAAACTTACTTTTGACCCGCCACCAGCAAAAAGTTATGCTTTCTGTTCTGATACAGTTTACAATGAAGAGATCATTCAGATTATACAGAATACAGACATTTTATATCACGAATCTACGTTTTTAGAATCGGAAGCAAGATTAGCTGAAAAAACACTGCATTCGACTGCAAAAGAAGCAGCAAGCATTGCTTTAAAAGCAAATGTAAAACAGCTTATTTTAGGTCATTATTCGACACGTTATGATGGTTTGGAGCCATTTAAAAAAGAAGCAGAAGAAGTTTTTCCAAATGTGCTTTTGGCAGATGATGGAGTTAGTTTTGAGTTTTAA
- a CDS encoding type II toxin-antitoxin system RelE/ParE family toxin → MNYKISSEASYDLEKIWLYTFENWSREQAHRYIDLIMDEIEYLCLNPKSGYDVNHIRKGYFRSKVKSHLIFYKINIKENQLEIIRILHQMMDIENNLGR, encoded by the coding sequence ATGAATTATAAGATCAGTAGTGAAGCATCTTATGATTTAGAGAAAATTTGGTTATATACTTTTGAAAACTGGTCGCGCGAGCAAGCTCATAGATATATAGATTTAATTATGGATGAAATCGAATATTTATGCTTAAATCCAAAATCTGGATACGATGTAAATCATATTAGAAAAGGATATTTTCGTAGTAAAGTAAAGTCTCATTTAATTTTCTATAAAATCAACATAAAAGAAAACCAATTAGAAATTATTAGAATTTTACACCAAATGATGGATATTGAAAATAATCTAGGAAGATAA
- a CDS encoding CAP domain-containing protein yields MKKIMRTMLFIAILVAMNACSADTAEASADTATPTEVLVANYTYNDTEIETMRLINEYRVSIGLNALERVNHISFKCEEHNKYMIENNVVNHNDFVARSSNITSVLGAKKVGENVAYNYKTPEAALRAWLDSPGHKENIEGDYTHFGLSVTTDPATGKKYYTNIFVKI; encoded by the coding sequence ATGAAAAAGATAATGCGCACCATGTTGTTCATTGCGATTTTAGTCGCAATGAACGCATGTTCTGCCGACACCGCCGAAGCAAGCGCGGATACTGCCACTCCAACAGAAGTGCTTGTTGCTAATTATACTTATAATGACACCGAAATAGAAACAATGAGGTTAATAAACGAATACCGCGTGAGTATTGGTTTGAATGCCTTGGAGAGAGTTAATCATATATCTTTTAAATGCGAAGAGCATAATAAATATATGATTGAAAATAATGTGGTGAATCATAACGATTTTGTGGCAAGATCTAGTAATATTACTAGTGTATTGGGAGCAAAAAAAGTAGGCGAGAATGTTGCCTACAATTATAAAACTCCCGAAGCCGCTTTAAGAGCTTGGCTGGATAGCCCAGGGCACAAAGAAAATATAGAAGGAGATTATACTCATTTTGGATTGTCTGTAACAACGGATCCAGCTACAGGAAAAAAATATTACACTAACATTTTTGTTAAGATTTAA
- a CDS encoding phospholipase D family protein, with protein sequence MGTFFNGANCDIYIGKGAGKKLLDDITNAKKSVKVISPYLSPALINELIILHSKGIKISLITNDTIEDFYGNYEKNIFKLIQQHRTLDSSSNELRNKWIGFEETIRYIFFGFLAIFVFALFLFKSFKTLYLLFPLILIYLLRKMLLSKIKNKRIYNYSYSQLFLFKVYISPTNIKNDSSTFVHGKIYIIDDEIVYMGSLNFTANGTKHNYETRIRTIDKIAVDTIIKEYNELFNNSGFPERNIQDWGKQLYNEPIN encoded by the coding sequence ATGGGAACATTCTTTAATGGCGCAAATTGTGATATTTACATTGGCAAAGGAGCTGGCAAAAAATTACTTGATGATATTACTAATGCAAAAAAATCCGTTAAAGTAATTTCACCTTATCTTTCTCCTGCATTAATAAATGAATTGATAATCCTTCATTCTAAAGGAATAAAAATTTCACTAATAACAAATGACACTATAGAAGATTTCTACGGTAACTACGAGAAAAACATTTTTAAATTAATACAGCAACATCGCACTTTAGATAGTTCTTCTAACGAATTAAGAAATAAATGGATTGGTTTTGAAGAAACAATTCGCTATATCTTTTTTGGATTTTTAGCAATTTTTGTTTTTGCATTATTTTTATTTAAAAGTTTTAAAACCCTTTATCTTCTATTTCCACTGATATTAATTTATCTGTTAAGGAAAATGTTATTGTCTAAAATAAAAAATAAACGCATATATAATTACTCCTATAGTCAATTATTTCTTTTCAAAGTTTATATTTCACCCACAAACATTAAGAATGATTCTAGTACATTCGTTCACGGAAAAATATATATAATTGATGACGAGATTGTTTATATGGGTTCCCTCAACTTTACCGCTAATGGAACTAAACATAATTATGAAACAAGAATTAGAACTATTGATAAAATTGCTGTTGATACAATTATTAAAGAGTATAACGAATTATTTAATAATTCAGGTTTTCCAGAAAGAAATATCCAAGATTGGGGAAAACAACTTTATAATGAACCTATAAATTAA
- a CDS encoding aspartate carbamoyltransferase catalytic subunit, protein MKELSVNHLLGIKYINENDINLIFETADHFKEVINRPIKKVPSLRDITIANIFFENSTRTKLSFELAQKRLSADVISFSAAQSSVKKGETLIDTVNNILSMKVDMVVMRHSNPGAAYFLSKNVKASIVNAGDGAHEHPTQALLDSYSIREKLGDVAGKKVVIVGDILHSRVALSNIYALQMQGAEVKVCGPKTLIPRYIESLGVTVEPNLRKALEWCDVANMLRVQNERMDVNFFPSTREYAQQYGVDKPLLDSLGKEIVIMHPGPINRGVEITSEVADSDHSVILNQVENGVAIRMAVIYLLASKIQ, encoded by the coding sequence ATGAAAGAATTAAGCGTAAATCATTTATTAGGAATTAAATATATCAATGAGAATGATATTAACCTGATTTTTGAAACGGCAGATCATTTTAAAGAAGTCATTAATAGACCGATTAAAAAAGTTCCTTCATTACGAGATATTACTATTGCCAATATTTTCTTCGAAAATAGTACCAGAACCAAACTCTCTTTCGAATTAGCGCAGAAACGTTTATCTGCTGATGTAATCAGTTTTTCTGCAGCTCAGTCATCTGTTAAAAAAGGAGAGACCTTGATTGATACTGTAAACAATATCCTTTCGATGAAAGTGGATATGGTTGTAATGCGCCACTCTAATCCCGGAGCGGCTTATTTTTTATCTAAAAATGTCAAAGCGAGTATCGTAAACGCTGGAGACGGCGCGCACGAACACCCAACTCAGGCTTTATTAGACAGTTATTCGATTAGAGAAAAACTGGGTGATGTTGCTGGAAAAAAAGTAGTTATTGTAGGTGATATTCTGCACTCACGCGTAGCGCTTTCAAACATATATGCTTTGCAGATGCAAGGCGCAGAAGTAAAAGTTTGCGGACCAAAAACATTGATTCCGAGATATATTGAATCGCTTGGTGTTACGGTTGAACCAAATTTAAGAAAAGCATTAGAATGGTGTGATGTTGCGAATATGCTTCGTGTACAGAACGAACGTATGGATGTGAATTTCTTTCCATCAACGCGTGAGTACGCACAGCAATATGGAGTAGACAAACCGCTTTTGGATTCGCTAGGAAAAGAAATCGTAATCATGCACCCAGGACCAATCAACAGAGGAGTAGAAATTACTTCTGAGGTGGCCGATTCTGATCATTCAGTTATTTTGAATCAGGTGGAGAATGGAGTTGCGATTAGAATGGCGGTTATTTATTTGCTAGCATCTAAGATTCAATAG
- a CDS encoding type II toxin-antitoxin system ParD family antitoxin, protein MPKNTSILLGDYFDNFISSQIKSGRFSSASEVIRTALRMFEEEESKKSELIKELKKGEKSGFVKDFDRVSFLNNLDKKYPDNEL, encoded by the coding sequence ATGCCAAAAAACACATCAATATTATTAGGTGATTATTTTGACAACTTTATAAGTTCTCAAATAAAAAGCGGAAGATTTTCATCTGCAAGTGAAGTTATTCGAACTGCATTAAGAATGTTTGAAGAAGAAGAATCAAAAAAAAGTGAGCTAATTAAAGAACTAAAAAAAGGAGAAAAATCTGGATTTGTAAAAGATTTCGATCGTGTTTCTTTTTTGAATAATCTTGACAAAAAATATCCTGATAATGAATTATAA
- a CDS encoding DUF3592 domain-containing protein, whose translation MKIFSIFNFVFSIIGAGLIAGAIYLYVDKQTFLAKAEIVQGTVVELVPKRSKESTTYSPVVSFSTKAGQVITHHSSLSSSPPSYDVGEKVEVFYDPANPNKAEIKGFASLWLGVLILGVVGVVFFLLGSLGILFRWLKNNKIQNLHETGKLVSAKFTQVQLNTGYAVNGRNPFQIYGQWQDPKTNELYVFKSDNIWFDPTEFVKTNDVRVFIDPENPARYTMDISFLPRLKN comes from the coding sequence ATGAAAATATTTTCAATTTTTAATTTTGTATTCTCCATTATTGGCGCTGGCTTAATCGCTGGAGCTATTTATCTTTATGTAGATAAACAAACTTTTTTAGCGAAAGCAGAAATCGTACAGGGAACTGTTGTAGAATTGGTTCCGAAGCGATCTAAAGAATCAACAACTTATAGTCCGGTTGTTTCTTTTTCGACTAAAGCTGGTCAAGTAATTACTCATCATTCATCATTAAGCAGCAGCCCACCAAGCTATGATGTTGGTGAGAAAGTTGAAGTTTTTTATGATCCGGCGAATCCTAACAAAGCAGAAATAAAAGGCTTTGCATCGCTATGGCTTGGTGTATTGATTTTAGGAGTTGTAGGGGTAGTTTTCTTTTTGTTAGGTTCTTTGGGAATTTTATTTCGTTGGCTTAAAAATAATAAAATACAAAATTTGCACGAAACAGGAAAACTAGTTTCAGCAAAATTTACTCAAGTGCAATTAAATACCGGTTATGCAGTAAATGGAAGAAATCCTTTTCAGATTTACGGCCAGTGGCAAGATCCGAAAACAAATGAATTATATGTTTTCAAAAGTGATAACATTTGGTTTGATCCTACAGAATTTGTAAAAACAAACGATGTAAGGGTTTTTATAGACCCTGAAAATCCAGCTAGATATACTATGGATATTTCTTTTTTGCCAAGGCTTAAGAATTAG
- a CDS encoding TlpA family protein disulfide reductase codes for MQKFFTLILFFFIFSFSQAQNKFGNPEVDPTQIQKTYPEWSVYQNKKIMLSRDFIALDASSKEITKEVFLDQLANGNFIPVRLKSEESVFVYKLFKILPKTDTSIKATINQIGFDAYKNYKMEGTAFPKFSFKDLNGNLVTNESMKGKIIVIKCWYIHCTPCIREFPQVNKLAEEYKDRKDIVFMSLAEDSAEQLKTFLARKPLSYSVIPDMKVYMNESLQLNSFPTHFILNKEGMIAKVLPNFESLEVALAKESQL; via the coding sequence ATGCAGAAATTTTTCACCCTTATACTATTCTTTTTCATCTTTTCGTTTAGTCAAGCTCAAAACAAATTCGGAAATCCAGAAGTAGACCCCACTCAAATTCAAAAAACTTACCCAGAATGGTCCGTTTATCAGAATAAAAAAATAATGCTTTCTAGAGACTTTATCGCTTTAGATGCATCTTCAAAAGAAATTACTAAAGAAGTTTTTCTAGACCAGTTGGCAAACGGAAATTTTATTCCAGTTCGATTAAAATCAGAAGAAAGTGTATTCGTTTATAAGCTCTTTAAAATTTTGCCAAAAACAGATACGAGTATAAAAGCAACCATCAATCAAATTGGTTTTGATGCTTATAAAAACTATAAAATGGAAGGAACCGCTTTTCCGAAATTCTCATTCAAAGATCTAAACGGAAATCTGGTAACCAACGAATCCATGAAGGGAAAAATTATTGTGATTAAATGCTGGTACATTCACTGCACGCCATGCATTAGAGAATTTCCGCAAGTCAATAAATTGGCCGAAGAATATAAAGACAGAAAAGATATCGTTTTTATGAGTCTAGCCGAAGATTCAGCAGAACAATTAAAAACATTCTTAGCAAGAAAACCTCTTTCATATTCTGTAATTCCAGACATGAAAGTGTATATGAATGAATCGTTGCAGTTAAATTCGTTCCCAACACATTTTATTCTAAACAAAGAAGGAATGATTGCTAAAGTGCTTCCTAATTTTGAGAGTTTAGAAGTGGCTTTAGCTAAAGAAAGTCAGTTGTAA
- the pyrR gene encoding bifunctional pyr operon transcriptional regulator/uracil phosphoribosyltransferase PyrR — protein MSQKVLLNSKEVTIILHRLACQLIEKHLDFSNTILVGIQPRGVFLAERLKQILENEYKVPEISLGYLDITFFRDDFRRTDKPLEANKTQINFIVEDKKVIFIDDVLFTGRSIRSALTAIQSFGRPSEIELLVLIDRRFSRHLPIQPDYRGRQVDAINGEKVIVSWKENDGEDVVHLVTN, from the coding sequence ATGAGTCAAAAAGTATTACTTAATTCGAAAGAAGTTACTATCATACTCCATCGTTTGGCTTGTCAGTTAATCGAAAAACATCTTGATTTCTCTAATACCATTTTGGTTGGAATTCAGCCAAGAGGCGTTTTTTTAGCTGAACGTTTAAAACAAATATTAGAAAACGAATACAAGGTTCCTGAAATTTCGTTAGGATATCTGGACATCACTTTTTTTAGAGATGATTTCCGTCGTACTGATAAACCGCTTGAAGCCAATAAAACCCAAATCAATTTTATAGTCGAAGACAAAAAAGTCATTTTTATCGATGACGTTTTGTTTACTGGACGTAGCATTCGTTCTGCTTTAACTGCCATTCAATCTTTTGGAAGACCTTCAGAAATTGAATTATTGGTTTTAATAGACAGACGTTTCAGCCGTCATTTGCCAATTCAGCCCGATTACAGAGGCCGTCAAGTCGATGCTATTAATGGTGAAAAAGTAATTGTAAGCTGGAAAGAAAATGATGGTGAAGATGTTGTTCACCTAGTGACGAATTAA